GACACTGTCTAAAATTATCGCTCATCCCGTCAGTTACAGGTGTAAGGGTGCTCGCGCTGGTCTGACTTCCCATTTTGCTGTTCACTGATTTGTTACAGACCCAAGCCACTTCCTGCTGAGATGGTGAGTCAGCAACtggtttttcttctttctcttccaaCAACGCATCTTCAGAGTCTGTGACACAATCCTCTTTTGATAGTCTCTTTTTGCatttcttcttacaacaggcCTTTCTTAAAAAAGAGCCTGAGCTCTTGCTGCTAGAGAAGAATTTAGGGAGGAGGAAATCAAAACATGCCCCGTCTAAGTCTTTAAAGCCAAGAATGGAAGCTGAGCTCTGTATTTCTAAGACATTTTCTTTTCCAAAAAGGAGTTTGGATGTGTAGGCAAACTTCAGCAAAGGTTCAAATCCAGCTACAGTCACCTGTAAAACAGTGAGACACATAGACAGCTTTAGTCATCTGGTGTGAATTTAGAAATAAAGTGGAAAAGTGTTACTTTTTATATAGACTTATAATGCAAGTCAGTTCCATTTCAAGTACAAGTTGATCAAACTTTGTCGGATTTTTCTTTTCACAGCACTCACATTGACATTGTAGCCTCTCTTTTAAATCAACACACGCATCTTAAAGAAGGTAGAAACTTTAAAATTATgttcttaaattaaaaaaaaaactgcaaaaatatatCCTGTTATTTAATATATGACTAAAATATTCCAACACATCTCCATTACTCATATATGTTTTCAAATTTTAAAAGTATTTAtggtatttatgtttatgtttatggtatttatgtttgttttaaagTCACTGGACTGGAGTTTAGAGATAGGCCAAAAGACACAGGGAACTTCTGTACCATCTGAAATCATTGAGGAAATACACCATTAACCATTTTTCTCACTTCACCATAACACTTGTGtcacttctctttgttttatgagACTTCACAGCTTTtgtgtctgttgttttttttgttcacatgtgTAACATCTCACCTCAGGTGGCAGAGTGACAACCGCTCCATGGTGAGTGAGGGAGGAAATCCTGTGTGTGAAGTACTCACTACAGGAAGCGAGTACTGAGCGGTGGGCTCTgaaggactgaccctccaccagcaCCGTAACATCACACAGCATGTCCCGGAGACGCTGCTCATCTAGGCAACGCAGAACATGGGAGGAATGCACTGTAGACTCAAATGTAAACAGAGACGACTGGGGGGCTGACATGGCCATGGACATCTATATCTACTGACAAACACAAAAAGTCATGAGTATTTTTTCTGACCCACTCTTAATCCACTAAAGCTGTAAAACGCAAATAGTATCAGACTGACAGTTACCATGATCAACAACAGAAAACTACGGTACTTACCTTACACAGCAGACTTTATATACCCAGAGTGAATGTCTTAAAGAGCTCGAGGAAGTTGCAGCTGTTAAGCCCACATGGTTATTTCTAAATGGAATGCAGTCCAGCCAGGCAACGTTTCCCAGAAAGCCTTATCTCAACTCGGCTACAAACTAAAAACTGACTCAGTCATAtgccctgtgtatgtgtgtatgtgtgtgtgcgtgtgtgtgtgtgtgtgtgtgtgaaggagggcggtagggaggaggaggaggaggaggaggaagaggaggagggaggtgaggcaaagagagagagaaacagagtatATGTGTGTTGCAACAACTTTGGGTGTAACAGAGCAAGAGCTGACTCACGCACTCCTGCTGATAAAGGATGAGCAAGCAGTTTTCCTGTCGTAACCAATCCCTCCCTTGCATCTGTCTGGTAAACTAAAAGGCTTCTTCCCAGAAAATCCCTTTATAGATTTAACCGGAACACAATACAGAGACTGAAGTTCAAGGCTAGGAAGTGTTTAGACAGGATATGTGTTTTAAGAATAAGATTAGTCTGGACTTTTGCAGTTAACGTCACAAAAACgctcattttttaaaacaacctGTTCAGAGTGTGAACTGACCCCAGTACAAGGCGGACCTTATCCAAATGCATTTGAAAATTAATTTTCCCATGTGCCTTTTTGTCTGCCTCAATTTATTTTTCTTGCTGTCTATGTGCATTAAAACACAGACTTGACAAGTGAGTAAGTACACACTGGAAAATCTAGCATTACAAGTAACATTAAATCAAATAATTTGTCCTCAGGTGAGTGCAATAATGTATTTTTCATGCCTTTGTGTGGatcaaaaatctgtcaaaaaaaaaaaaatgttaatgactACATTGGCATATTCATGTTCTCTGGCGATGTATAATGGTGAGACTTCACTGATTTCATGCAGCAAAAAACACCACAGTCAAAGCCAGACTATTACAATATAATTTTCATCACTGTATTGCATTGTTGTGAATGTCACATGATTTGAGTCTGCAAGTCGACAGAAGGAAAGACAAGCAGTCTGTAAGAGTCCTAACACACCAATTCAGTGACAGTTTCATAATTCCAGAATGAACTAATcgcctcattaaaaaaaaaaaaaaaaaaaaaaaacacacttcctTTTTCCTTGTAAATCCACAATATTGCTCTAAAGCACACGTCAATCACAAcatagagaaatgaaactgaGGAACTGATGCTggtgttaaaataaaatgcattttattaaTAGAAGAGGTTGATAGGTAGCTGTTTATCTTGTTTACTTCCCCTTCATCAGGTAGTTAAacacacttcatgaaaaaatgtacaaCTTTTACAGTGTTGTGTTGCAGCAGATACTTATTGAGAAATAACCCTTCTTCTTTTGCTCTTCCTCACAAGTGACTTTAATTCCTCAATCCTGACAATGTGTTTAATGCTCATCCAATTTCCTTTTTCAACATTTGAGGAACTTACAAGGCGAGTGTTGAGGTCGAAGGACACGAGGGGGTGCAGAGGCGGGATACAGAAGTTTAGGATCAACACTCCTCACAATTCAAAGTTTGGACCACATCATATAACCTTTGGTTTTCTCAGGTAAAACATCTGAGTCTCCACAGGACCTGAGACTAAAATCAGAATATCTGGTCACATTCACAGTTGCTGACTTGGTGACCTGAAATCTGCAGGTTCTGTAAAATcccataataacaaaaatagcatcCAAGTATCATGTGTCGTAGTTCAGTAGAATCAAAATAAAAGCTTTACACCGATGACAACATTATGTCTGTGGTTCTTCTGACTCATACATTAAATATCTCTGAGGCTTTCTGTGTATTTTGCTGATTCACAGACTAGTTTTGAAGCATTAGCTGAGACTTTATCACTGGTTTGGTTTCAAGGTGTCAGCTGGGCATCTGGAGGTCTCAGGTTctgtggaggtcagaggtcacgagGAGTCCTGCCTCGTTTGATTGGTCAGGCAGAGCCTCTGCAGCTGCTGAGCGCGCTCGTTGTGGACAGTCACCAAGGTGCGGTTCTCTTCTGTTAGACGCCGAAACTCCTCTTCTAGACGGGCAATCTCCATGGCAACCTTCTCATCTTCCACCAGTTCTGCCAGGAGCTTACGCCTACATGGATAAGTGAGATCATTACTAGATGAGCAGGTCCAAATCTACTCAATGTTatacaataaatgtcacattaaGATAAAGTTACATGTTAATTGACTGTGGAACTGTGTGTTAATTTGGTGTCTGCTGTTGCATAATCCTTTTTAGTTGCTGTGAAAGGTTGGAGTCCATCCCAGATTACATTTAGCTGGAGGCTGGGAAACAACCAGAAAAGATTCCCAGTTCTACAGATGTACCTTCACGTTCATACCTTAAATATGAGTAACTTAGTGTCACTCGCTTTTCTTTAGAAGTGTGGGAGGAACAACCAACACTGACGTGGAAACACTGCAAACTCTGAGAAAAGCTGAGTGTGGAAAATACCACTGATCCTGTTTGGGGTTTGGCAGCAAATCGCACAACTCTGGAATAAGTAAATACTCAGTATTTACTGTATGTTCCATTGCCAAAGACTTTATGTCTGTGGCATCCCAGAAGCAGCCATGCTGACCCTGTCTCTGCTTTAGACAGAATGACCTGACTTTGCCTGACAAACGGAGTTCACACTGTGTAGTGATCAGCCCTTGGACTTTGAAAGGTGGTGTAAGTGTACATACATGTACGTgtatgtgtacagtgtgtgtcgCATGGCCTCATGCCTGAGATTGTGTGAATGTCCGTATTGTATTACAGCTGGGAAGTGCCAAATCACATAAGAGCAGAGtcaacaaagaagaaacagagtCTCTTTCCTACTATCAGCATTGTGTGCtgagttttaataataatatcatGAATGATTGAGGGTTGCACTGGTGAATTAAAACCCTCAGCATTTTATTTTACAACACAATGCGCGTTTACATCTAATAAATCAAGCTTCTTCCATTTCAATCCTGAATTGTACCTTTAATGAATGTCCTgccatatacagtactgtgcacctaagccaacattaggtttgttggtttaataaagttctaatgaccacacatgtatTTCTCAGTCTGTGTATTAAGATACAGTCTGGATATATGGGATGTATGTACAGCAGGGTAAAACAGCTTCTATGAACGAAAGTGGTTGTACTTAATGGGACTTACCATTGCACTTTACTCCTTTTGTTTTGACaacatgagatttattgcattaatttcctggtgttttataccaggtttcattcaacacatgtcacgTGTTTCTGACTATTTgttctgcttcttgtcatggggacaACAGTCATAATAAATGGTATTTTTAACTTTCAGAtcccatttagttctgtttttttttgtgagtgtgtgtctttaaaggctgtgcacatatttcctgtattttcattttgtaaatgaagaaaagagaatgagaaataaatatgtatatttacttcaaccctgaaaaaacaacaaatctagaAACGGCCTAAGGTTTTTGCACAGAACTGGACATGTAAGTAAATATGTCAAATGGCATTTTTGAAAACCCTCCTCCAAAAAATGGATTTTTAATCAATCCTGACCTACAATAAACATGGTTTATTTTGAAACCTTTACTAATAGATTTAACCTAAATTATATTGAACTCTAGCTTGAAGTTAAGGTGGACTTTTGCTTATCTATGAATACAGGCTTTGACTAGTCATGTCTTTAAACACTAGattcacaaatagaaaaaaaaaatctaattataaagaaaaaaaaaagtcagtaaaatTAACAACTAAAACATTATCTTGGTGCAGACATTGCCTACAAAAATTAATGACTGGTGAACTCCATCTGAATTGAACACAACTTAGGCGTGTTTTATGACACACTCATTCATGTACTCAACAAAAGGGAAGGAGCATGGTTACTGTAATTCCAGGTTTTACTGTGCATGACTTCACTATTTTGAGAATTAACTCTTACTGATTTGTTAGCTGTTCAAACTATATGTTCCAAGTGAAAGTGAAATGTGGTTTAAATTACTGTAATACAATACATAGATGACTAGGATCCATTACTTTCATGCttaatgtttttttcctgtttgtgtgacATGGGTGAGTTGAAAAAGAGGAACAAATCTAAAAGAAAGCATATTCTTAACATGTTGGTATTTTTAATCTTTGTACAACGTTtgttaagaaaaagaaaataatgtgaAAGTCCATGTCTATCCTACTATTCAGACTCACCAAcaagctttctttctttcttactttctttctttctttctttctttctttctttctttctttctttctttctttctttctttctttcttaaatttttttaatcaaacttcCATTGAGGACAGTTGAATGTTCTTTTGACAATTTCTGCATAACATGGATCTGTTTTCTAAAGTGTGATTGTTTCACTTTAACCAGATTTGAATCTACCAAATCATTTTTGTGGATGGTATGTTGGTatatatttcagtttgttttgctTGGTGTTATGAGCTTGCTTGATTCTGACCAGCAGAGTGAGTAGACTAAGCAAATTTAGGAAAACCCCGAGTGAATGCTCTCTTCCTGTTGTCATCTTCACAAAAATcaactgtcttttttttgtgcaatctTCCCAATATAGGAACTAAATACCTCAGAGAGTCACTTTAGTTTCAGTCATATAAAATGTGCTTCTTAATGATGAATGTGCAATAACAGAAAGGATGGAGTGTGTAggaaattaatacattttaattcaCCACCATTGACTGCCACATGTATTTACTTGTGGCTTTAAATGTTTTGCTTACATATATATCTGTGAATTGAGTAAAAGCACTATTTACTCTAATCATACAGTTTTGATGTTTATAGTTAGGCTTTAAGAGTAGGGAATGCATTACATCAGTGAGCGTCTTCACAAAGATAGATCTATaaacgtgtgtgtatatgtggatgtgtggatGTAGTGGTGGGGTAACAGCAAGAGCCTTGAAAATCCCTCTGCTAAGACTACCCACAGCTGCTGAGGACACAGGGGACAGTGGACACCGTGTATGAGCGTGTGTTATACATCCCACATTATGTACAACCATATGTTTGTTACGGCCTACTACTGGGATTTCATGTGGGGTAATCGTCATTTAGCAGTCATCGTACGTTACCCTAAAATAGCCCAGGATACTATGCTATCCCATGTACACCTCTTCCCACATTCTTAATCTTGTCTGTCGTTAGAACAATAACAAGTATTTAAGCCTGCATGTCAAATTTCAGTCTGTTCTAGAACATGAAGGCCATCTAGTGGACATAATATTCCAAAAAGTCTTGCAGCCTTGATACCGACTGCAATTTTCACAAAAGCTTCAGCATAAATATAGCTCAAAAAACAAATCTGTCTGTACAGTCCAAACATTCACCTAGAATTTTCCTTTTTATAAAAACTGGGTCTCATTTATTGTTCATGAATGAATGGATTTTTAAAGGAAACCTAATAGTGCATTGTAGATACACAGGAATTAAAgtcaatttgacattttttttatgtcaagATGACATACAAATGACAAGGCGACATAAGACTAGATTACTTATTTATGACTCAGCCATGCAAGATGTGTGCTACCAATGCACTATAAGGCCTCATGCCCTTAAACATTCAATTTTTTTATCTAAAGAAATAAAAGGGCTGTTGCAAGTAACATAAAAGCAATTTATTTAGAGCCTCACTTGTGGTCCTCGAGCACAGCGATCTCGTGTTTGACCTGGTGGAACTCTCTTGCCATCCTGCAGTGTTCCTTGTACACCTGAACGCTCTCCCTCAGAGACACACAAGGGGGCACTGGCTGCAAATGATCACAACAAAACACATGTCACTTTTCTGAAGATAttaaggaaaacaaacaaacaaacaaaaaaagttatgTCACACGAACTGAATTACATAAATAACTTCACCAATGTCAAAGatgtttcagcttcagttacttCAATTTTCCTCCTGCCTGATTTTTTTGAGTCAGACTCTCAGACTTCAAAATGAGACTTTTGTTTTCAGAGGGGCTTCAGTTAAGTTTCTTGGAAGGTGTCCCTGTTTGAACTGTTGAAATGTAATTCTGGAGAAGATATCATTAAAATCATTGTCAGAATCAGGAAGATATTGCTGCTGGTAAAAcaataacttacaaatacactacaaagtaaagtaaagtaagtaagtaaagtaaagtaaattttatttatagagcacttttcacagacagagtcacaaagtgctttatcaattcaaatcagaatcaaattaagtttacagagacccaacagaatccttcaggagcaaacacttgtgattggtgacagacAAAGCTCAACTTTGTGTGCTGGGCATGTATCCTGAAGATTTTGCTGTAACCTTGCAGCAGTTGCTACTTTGGACTTTTACAAGTCAGACAAATAATTGGACTTTTATGCAAAAGTATGGACATACCTTCTGTTGGTTTGTGGATAAAAGAACTGGCTTCTAGTCTTGCCTTGGAAAGGCTAAcatattttattaaaaagaaGGACAAGAAAATTGCCTATTTATGGCGTCTGTATAAGGCTTTCTTGAAAAACCACAGTTCTGTATGACTTGATTTCCTATTCTGTGCTACAATTGTACACTACTATGGtctgattttataattttataattatattgtcattttatattattttatttcatttatttagttttatttttttatctttactatttactatttctatttatttagaaAACCCTCAATTTTATGGTAATTACTTTTAGgtatgtattttctgtatgtgtggatttgtatttttctgccaggattggggcaatgttatttctttgttcatttgttaaagaaaaataaagggggggggggggcggggactTACAAATACACTCCTgaccatgaagttggaataaaatatgcatacctcttctcatgaaatgattgtgacaatgtgatttatcctTGATggataaagtataactgggactcagtatgtaatcattgcaccaggtcaaaggtgattactgatgtgttcaaaaaggaataaaaagaggaatgtgtctgaaaacaaaatgattccaacttcaGAAGGTTACCTTTTCAAATCACTGCAAAGGCAGTTacagaaaataatcaaaaataaaaatgtcaaggTTGCCTTGTAGCTGAAGTGCTCTCTCTGCCCCACTAAAGGTGTGAAGTACTTAAAATTCATACTGTTAAACACACTTTTTGTATAAAATAACCCCTAATAGGTAAAGTGAGAAAGTTCAAAAGAAGCAGAATTCTGCCTGTCACTCTTTTTCATGCGATCAAACAGCAGAGTGTATGAAAGCAGCCATTCACTGGCCTGCTACTACAACTTGTATTTGATACTCTAAACCAACATGCACTTTATGTGACCCTGGCACTGGCACTTGTTGAAGGATAATTCAATGACAACACTAATAGCAGAGTGTGTGCACACTGTGAAAACACTGATTTATGTGGTAACCTGCTCCTGGTAAGCTATTGGCTCATCTTTCAAACCAAACAGAATTAACTTTGAATGCCACTTCCTCCTTCAGAATCTATATTTTATATCATCAGGTGACGTCTCTGTTAATTACAGGCTTTATTTCATAATGAAGTTTTTGTTTACCCTTGATTTAATGAAATTTCAATCAAATTGTTTTATTCCCAAAAAGATGAGATTGAGCTGaacattattcatttattaatataTTGTCCTGCTGTGTTATTGTATTCTGATTACATAGCTGAAAGCTGTGTTCAATATTGCACTTGCAAAGGATATACGACAACAAATAGAACAGGGTACAGTAGTTTAACAGCAAAACACTAGAAGGATAATTGAATTGTCAAACCAGTGTACTACATACTGGTgcaatgacaataatacacacacacacacacacacacacacacgcacacacacacaaataataataatatagcctTATTAAAATACTGCTtagttttttcttcctgttcctcttaAGTACGCCACAATGTACTTACCTGCAACCGCTGTTCAAGATCCGGGAAAGTCTGAGAGCGATCCTCCACATCTTTTACATCtatcaaataaaacacaactcTTATTTAGCCCATAGATTGTTATAAATacgtaacaaataaataaataaataaatagactagTATTTGACTgtacaaaaaaggaaaatcaaattttgCTGTCTTTTGCATATGATATAAAGTTAATATCTatgttttaacttcacaaataaataaataaataaatacataaatcatcaaAATTACAATGATTTAACAGCAGCTTAAGTATACTattcattgtgattatatctgttCTTTGAGGATCGTTCATTCTTTATTTGAATTATATgcttaaataaatcaatatatagtgTCAAAGATTGAATGCCGTTAAGGTTTTATTGTCTTCTTGGGTAAAATTGTTCTTTCACTAGTATCTTTTGCTCTCTGTTTGATGTTCTGCTAAATGCTTTATGGGTCAGACAGGTGCTTTAATGCCTTTCTCCACCTCATAAAATGGCCCAAAGTGAAACAGTATAGGGGCCTCTTACATGAAACCACAACATAGCAACACAGTGCTACACTTATAAATGAGCCATGTCCTCTCAGTAATGAGCTGTCACACTGAAAGACATGTAGAGGGACGACTATGtgagcagacagacaaacacagtggGCAGAAAGAACAGACAGGCCAGATGTATGGACAGAGAGGGGATTCAGACAGATAGGCaactagacagacagacagacagacagacagacagatacagacaggttGTCTGCACCAGCCTCTGCCTCGCCAGTAATGTCCCCCCTGGAGTTGTGGAACACATGTGGAGAATCCTGAGATGATGCAACCTTCTAAAAGCAGGAGTATTAGTGGCCCAGCCTGCAGCCATGGGGCCAATTATGATGTGGAATAAATACAGTTCTCATGCTTAGGATTGACACAGTGTGGGGCTATAACTATGTCTGGCATGAAATCACGAAGGGCCTATGGGATGATCCCCAGATGGAGCAGAGGTCTCAGTTCCCCTGCTGAGAAACATGAGTTCAAAGAGACAAAAACATGAATGTCTGGGACCTATCCAATGTTCAATTATGAAGTTTGGCACCTGATTTTTACCTCAGCAGCTTCTGAGtcttaatactaaaacaaacatgaaaagaaTGGAACAAAGTGGAGAAAAAGCAGATGTGGTAAACAGTAAAAGTGGGGAAGTGAATCACTTCAAATGGGTGTATGAAGTAGTTTAAGAGGGGAAAAAGGGTAACCTAATAAATAAAGTGCATCAAGAACCATAAGAAATGAAAAACCCTGTAAGAGCGTGTTTCCATTTGCACATTTCAGGCATAAcgtcactgtgttcagtgtgcaGGACTGTGCTCAGAGTTTTGCATTGCTGTTCTTTTAGCAACCCTTCACCTCACTTCCTAAGAGAAAGACAAGGGGAACTCAGAGATGGGAGGAGTAGCCCTGGAAGTGTTAACTGCTTATAAATATAGGCCAGTGTTCTAAAAGCTGAACAGTGAATCAGGCAGCAGGACACTGTTAGTATTAGAAGGGAAACCTGACTCTGCCATTGCATAGCTGCAGCTGCTGCCCCAGGGCCTGGCCCCACTGCAGTAAAACATCCTGACAGACAGCATCTAGCAGCATAGGTAGGATAAAACCTGAGAGTTTATGTGAGTATGTGAGGAAAGGAAAGGGTCATTCAGGGAAAGAGAAAACGCGCACTTTGGATgatgacaaaataaaaaacatataatGCAAGTAAATACCTGTTCAATTCTGTGCGTGTGGTAATTTACATGTGCTAGTTTGCAAGTGCACAGCTGCGCATACATGCATGTgtggtttgtttttaatatgcTGTGGTCCTACAGAAATAGAGAGAACACCTGTCTCAGCTACAGCATAGAAGAATGAACACAGTTAAAGTGATACGGTGTGAGGGGTGGGGGCTGCTCAGAGCAGATTGTGCTCTGTCTGTTTTGGTGAGAAGAATGCAGTGCATGTGTTCCACACATACTGGAAATGCAGCGAGAGTTAATGTTAAATGATCAATTAAGTAATAAGGTGTTGCTTAGATTTTGTAATACAGGATGGCTGCCATATGGAGgaatgtgtgtgcgtttgtgcagCTACACATGCTTGGTTATTGTTTATGTTTGTATGTTCAGTATGTGTGAGTGTTTACCTGATGTGTTGTCAAGGCTGAAGGCGATTCTAACTTCAGATTTATCCGGAGACACTCTTCTGGTTGAGGTGATCATTTATCCCTTCATGAGGCCACAGGCACAAAACAGAGCTGTTAGCACAATCAAAAGGATCCCATGAAAGAAGAGTGATGTTACAGAGCTGAGACCATTAGTTTAGGCAGAAAGATTACATTGACTGGCATCATTATATAGAAAAACTGTTAACAAATTGTACCTATGTAAGCTCTGTAACCCCTCACCCCCATCCCAGCCTtgtctgtgtatatatgtgtattatttttttttttatgtctatcagaaattgttaaaaaaaaaaaaaaagaaagaaagaaaaagaaagaaagaaactctGTTAAACATTCACTGTTTCCATCtctacaacaatctgcaaatgccATTAGTAATAAGGGTATTTTTGGTGTAACATGCATGAAGCATTAGTTACAGACCTAAATGGATGTctgtgaaaggccaaataaacAAGACTGTTATCCAACCAAGAACATTACTGCAATTGTAACCAGGGTAAGAGATTAAATTCTGAAGTCAGCAGGCATACAGTTCAGATGGAAAGAAAACACAtgctttaataaataaactgaagtaTGGAGCTTTTCaagcacatgcagacacacacagccacCAGTTTCACCATGCATTTAGAGCTGCAGTGGGATTAAATAATTAGGAAGGTTTGACAGACTGGCTCTGAGGTCTGGATTGAGCATGTCCCCCCCTACCAGTGAAGGTACAGGCTTTTTATATCAGGGTATTTGCCTCCTTTAACCCTGGTAAACCCTGTGCTTCACACAACACTTGTTAGACCTTTTGCTACAACAAAACAAGCTTGCTCCCTTATTCAGGTCTATTTCAGTTATTGGAAAATcaattttaatcatttcttttatGTTTTGATGTGGCTGTATTTACTCAAAGCATGTTATATGAAAATATGAGAACATTAGTGGTTACATTTAACTGTCTGTTGCACATATTCATTGAAAAATCCATATTATGGTGGAGAATAGAGGGTTATTTTCAGTATAAAAGACATGCATGCAGTAAAGGAACCAGTCTGGGCCATTAGGTCAGTGTTACCTGAAGTAGCAGGAATCCGTGTAATATGGTAAATTCAGAATCAGTTCAAATAAATCCTCAGATTGGTTTGTTTCCTCGTAGGACCACCGCTGGACCACGTCAGAAAAACAGAAAGGTCTTCCACGATCCAATACAGATGGAACTCTATATCTATCCGAGGGTCGATTTCCACTTGCCTCGTGGGACttagttgtattattatgtatccaCAAAACAAGACAGTGCCAGTGGGTTAGTGCCAGTctgagggggtccagtggatctCAAGTTTGCACACGGGTA
The Sphaeramia orbicularis chromosome 14, fSphaOr1.1, whole genome shotgun sequence DNA segment above includes these coding regions:
- the map3k7cl gene encoding MAP3K7 C-terminal-like protein, with the translated sequence MITSTRRVSPDKSEVRIAFSLDNTSDVKDVEDRSQTFPDLEQRLQPVPPCVSLRESVQVYKEHCRMAREFHQVKHEIAVLEDHKRKLLAELVEDEKVAMEIARLEEEFRRLTEENRTLVTVHNERAQQLQRLCLTNQTRQDSS